Genomic DNA from Frondihabitans sp. PAMC 28766:
ACCGTCGACCTCGACCTCATGAACGCGACGGCGCTGTCGCTGCTGGGGCTGCACGACTGGGCCGCCTATTGCAGGCCTCGGGAGGGAGCGACGACGGTGCGCACCTTGCAGGAGTTCGTCTGGCGACGCGACCCCGACGGCATCCTGGTGGCCCGTGTGCGCGCCGACGCCTTCTGCCACAGCATGGTGCGGTCGCTCGTGGGCGCGACGCTCGCCGTGGGTGAGGGGCGCCTCTCGGTCGAGGACGCGGTCAGGATCCAGGAGGCTCGCCTTCGAAATGGCGAGTTCAAGGTCTCGCAGGCGCACGGTCTCACGCTGATGCACGTGGCCTACCCCGACGAGGAGCACTTCGAGTCGAGAGCGAAGCTGACCCGGGCCACGCGCGCGGCGCTCTAGTTTGCCGGGTGCCTCGTGATCCTGTAATGTATCCCCTTGGTGTCTGCGCAACTGCGCGCTTCACCCGAAGTTGAGCCCTCCACCTGACTCGTTCGTCCGCATCGCGGAAGCTGTCATCAGCACGAACGGCAACGGAGCGGGATTCACGAACCTCTCACCTCGACCAGAAAGCAGCACTACTGTGACGCGCACTTTCTCTCCCAAGCCGGCTGACATCCAGCCGGAGTGGTTGATCATCGACGCCAACGACATCGTCCTCGGCCGTCTCGCCAGCCACGTCGCCGCCCTCCTCCGCGGCAAGCACAAAGCCACCTTCGCCCCCCACATGGACATGGGCGACTTCGTCATCGTCATCAACGCCGAGAAGGTCGCGCTGACCGGCTCGAAGCTGCAGACGAAGCTGGCCTACCGTCACTCGGGCTACCCGGGCGGCCTCACGGCTCAGACCTACTCCGAGATGCTCGAGAAGCACCCGACGCGTGCCGTCGAGAAGGCCATCCGCGGCATGCTGCCGAAGAACTCGCTGGGCCGCGCCCAGATCCAGAAACTGAAGGTGTACGCGGGCCCCGAGCACCCTCACGCCGCGCAGAAGCCCACGGTGTACACCCTCGACCAGGTCGCCCAGTAGCGACCGCTGAAGACTTAAGGATCCCTACAGTGGCAAGCATCGCCGATTCCATCGAATCCACCCCCGAGAGCTTCACGACCGAGAGCGCAGCTCCCGTCGAGGCTGCAACCCCCCGCCCCGTCCTCACCGTCGGCGGCGGCGCCGTCGGCCGTCGCAAGCAGGCCATCGCTCGCGTGCGCCTCACGCCCGGCACCGGTGTCATCACCGTCAACGGCCGCGCGCTCGACGAGTACTTCCCCAACAAGCTGCACCAGCAGCTGATCAACGACCCGTTCAAGGTGCTCGACCTGCTCGGCTCGTACGACGTCGTCGCGAAGATCTCCGGCGGTGGCCCCTCGGGTCAGGCCGGCGCCCTCCGTCTCGGCATCAGCCGCACGCTGAACGAGATCGACGAAGAGAACAACCGCGCCGAGCTCAAGAAGGCGGGCTTCCTCAGCCGCGACGCTCGCGTCAAGGAGCGCAAGAAGGCCGGCCTCAAGAAGGCCCGTAAGGCTCCTCAGTTCTCCAAGCGCTAACACTCGGCGAGGCTTCGCGATGACGCGACTTTTCGGAACCGACGGAGTTCGGGGCCTTGCCAACCGTGAGTTGACGGCCGCGCTCGCCCTGGGCCTTGCCCAGGCGAGTGCGGTCGTGCTCACGAAGGGCCAGCACGCCGACGCGCGCCGCCGTGAGGGCCGACGCCCCATGGCCGTGCTGGCGCGCGACCCGCGTATTTCGGGCGAGTTCCTGGCGGCCGCTGTGGCAGCCGGGCTCGCATCCTCCGGTGTCGACGTCCTCGACGCCGGCGTGATCTCGACGCCCGCTGCGGCCTTTCTGGTCGACGACTCGGGCGCCGACTTCGGCGTGATGATCTCGGCGTCGCACAACCCGGCGCCCGACAACGGCATCAAGTTCTTCGCCTTCGGTGGCACCAAGCTGCCCGACGAGGTCGAAGATCGCATCGAGGCCACCATGGACGCCCCGCGGCTCATGCCGGTGGGAGGCGACGTGGGCAGGATCCGACGGTTCGCCGATGCCGAAGACCGTTACGTCGTGCATCTGCTCGGCGCGGTCCCGGGCCGTCTCGACGGCATCCACGTCGTGCTCGACTGCGCCAACGGTGCGGCGTCCGCCGTGTCGCCCGAGGTCTTCACCGACCTCGGCGCCCAGGTCACGCTGATCGGCGCCGACCCCGACGGCATCAACATCAACGACGGCGTGGGCTCGACCCACCTGGACAACCTGTCGCGAGCCGTGCTCGAGCACGGCGCCGATGTCGGTATCGCGCACGACGGCGACGCCGACCGCTGCCTCGCGGTCGACGCGCAGGGCAACGTCGTCGACGGCGACCAGATCATGGCCATTCTCGCTGTCGCCCTCAAAGAGCGCGGCGACCTGCACGACAACACCCTCGTGGCGACCGTCATGTCGAACCTCGGCCTCAAGCGCGCCATGCGCGACCACGGCATCACCGTGATCGAGACCGGTGTCGGCGACCGCTACGTGCTCGAAGAGATGAACGCGCACGACTTCAGCCTCGGCGGTGAGCAGTCGGGCCACATCGTCTTCAAGAAGCACGCGACCACCGGCGACGGCGTTCTTACCGGCCTGTCGCTCGTCGCCGAGATGGCACGGACGGGCAAGTCGCTGGCCGAGCTCGCCAGCGTCATGACCGTCTTCCCGCAGGTGCTGCTCAACGTGCGCGATGTCGACCGATCGGGGCTCGTCGGCGACGCCGTCATCGCGGCCGCGGTCGCCGAGGCCGAGACCGAACTCGGCGACTCGGGCCGTGTTCTGTTGCGCCCGTCGGGCACCGAGCAGCTGGTACGCGTGATGGTCGAGGCCGCGTCTCAACCCGACGCCGATCGCATCGCGCACAGCCTCGCCGAAGTCGTGCGGTCGCAGCTCGGTAGCTCGGCCGCGTGAGTTGCCCGGGCCCTCACCTTTCCGGCCCGTCCTGACCCACTCGGAGGTCAGCACGCTCCGAGAGGCCAGGCTCGAATGACTTTTGCGACAAAAGGGTCAGACTGGCTCGCCGCGTCGTAGGGTCGATGAGTGACGACAGCAGCGACCTTGTCGGCGACGCGCACTCCAACGACCGTCGGCTTCGCGGCCACTCTCTTCGTGTTCGCCGTGGTCATGATGCGAACGACTCTCCCCAGGCCGATCCACCCGGCATTCCAGGCGGAGTTCTCGCGGGCCATTCGTGCTCACCGCGATCCCTCCCATCATCGCGGGGTTCGCGCTGCTGGTGATCCCCGAGATGGTCGAGAAGCAGAGGTGCGCACAATTTGGACTCCGGCGGCCCGGAGTACCCGAAGAGGTCCGCTGCGTGTTCTCGGCTGCGATCCGGTGCGATCGCCGGCGTCGCGGTGTCCGGGGTCTATTCGTCGGTCGCGGCGAATTTCATCTGCTGGGTGCTCGGCATTCCCCCCGGTCTCGTGGCCGGCGTCGTGACGGCATCGCTCTTGGCGGAGCCGACCGTGGCGCAGATCGTACCCTGCCGGCTTGCCGCGCCGACCGCGATCGCGCTCGGCGCCGTGCTGCTTTCGTCGGGATGGCGCTGCTCGCAGTCGCCCTGCCGGCGGCCTCCCTGTGGATCCTGGTCGTGTCGGGCGTCATCTCGGGCGCCGGGGCCGGGTCTGCTCTTCACCTAGGCTGCGTGCCATCACGGCGGCGGCGCCGGACGATCAGCGCGTCAAAGCGACAAGCGCCTACTTCGTCGTGGTCTTCCTGGCGATCTCGATCCCGGCGGGCGTCGCTGAATGGCTGGTCTGCCGGTCGGCGACCGGCGTCCGCTTCGCGGCGGTGATGGCGGTGCTCTGCGTGCTCGCTTTCGCGACGCGCCGTCGTTTCGAGGTGGCGGCCTCATGCCTGCTTTCGGCGGGCGCGGTGGTCACCGTGCGCGGGACAGCGGCGAGGCCTTGCGGAGAAGTCGCAGCGCGATCTTGTCGGCGGCGTATGGACCCTTGGCAAGAGCGTGAACGAGGGAAGCTGACTTTTCATCAGAAAAGGCGAGTATGCAGGCGCCACTACTGCGGGTCTGCCCATTCACCCAGATGGCGTCACCTTGCGTGCGCCAACCAGTGCGTCGGCGTCGGTCGCCGAGCGACCATTCGGCAAACCTGATGAGATCGTCGAACGTCGACCAGATTCCGCCGGCTGGCGCATACAAGGTCTGCCCTATTGGCCACGGCTTCTCGGCTCTGCCCCGCCATGTCTTCGGTGTCGTGCAGGCACTCAGCGAGGGAGCCAGGGTGGCGGACACGATTCCGGCGGGGCTCAGGACATGTGCGTCGCACCACTGCCACCAGTCGCCCGAGGTGCGATCCAGCACGGCCCCCAGAAGTGCGTACCCAAGGTTTGAATAGCTGAACTTGGGGGCACCGGTTGGGCGGAAGGCCTGCGGGTGCAGTGTCACGCCGACAATCGGTTGGTACGGGTCGACGAAGATCCCACCGGACATGCCCTCATGACTTCTCGGCAGGCCGCTCGTGTGCTCGATCAGATCCCGCACCGTGTAGATCGCCATGTCGAGTTCTGGAAGGATCTCCGAAACCGGTGTGTCATCCCGGATCAATCCGCCGTCGATGGCTGCTTCGACGGCGGCTGCGGTCGCTCCTTTGGTGATGCTGCCCCACTCGATCAGCCCGCCAGGTTTGTATGGCTTCGTGGCATCGCGCACTTCCTGCCAGCCATTTGCGTTGCGGACGCTGCCCCTCCACGCACCCCGAATGACGCTCGCGTCACGGGACGACACGGCCACCTCGGACAATCAACTCTGACAATCGAACGAACGTTTGAGACGTTCGCCTGGCATAGGAACGAACTCTTAGTCGAAGCCCGTCCACATGTTGGCTGACGAATACCGTGTCTGCGGCGATCATGATCAACGCGAAGGAAGTCAAACCCATGAGGAGTCCGATCGCGATGTGGAATCCAACCATCGAGAGAACGGCGACTGGCCTGCCGGCGCGAAACCAGACCAAGACAGGAAAGAATATCGAAACAAGGACCGTACCGTAGGCGCCGATGACAAGGAGCCAACCTTGAGAAAAGACCAAGGGAGTGATGCCCGGCCAGAAGAACTCGGGAACACGCAGGATGTAATAGAGCGCGGTGCCGTCCTGCCAAAGCCGTCCTTGAACCTTATAGAGCCCAGCCATCAAGTAGACGATCGAGAGCTGTGCGGCGATGAGCAGCACTCCTGTATTGTTCAGCGCGGAAATGAGGGCTCCGGCAGGGCGAGCGTGACCTGAACGCGTCACCCTGAGCCCGTTCAGTGTGAAGTTCGTGTAGCACCGGGTCAACAGAAGGAATGGGATAGCCGCGGCTACAAGAGCGTCGCCTCCATCCATGAAGGACGAGTTCGTCATGTAGAGCGACCAAAGGAACACATAGTGGAGAGCCAGAATCGGACGGCCCCCGATTCCCAGGGTGACCGCTACGGCAATCACCAAACCGAGATGAAAAGCTACTTGGAAAAATAATGGGGAGGGCGTCAGGGCATAGATGCTGAATGAGCCCGAGGACCCCAACTGTGCTCTGACCATGCCTGTGCCGTAAACGCCATCTGGTCCAAAGAACAAGCCTCGGTCGGCATAGTGTCGAGAGTAATAAAAAATCGAGACCAGACCGATGGTCAGTCGGAGGAGACTCGTCGCAGCTGCAGCGCGCGGCCGAGATGTGACCCAGTCCGATACCGAGCGGGCCTCGCTTATTAGGCTCATAGGTCTATCCACTTTGAGTTGAAGGCCGATGTGGTCCCCCGCACGGCAGGATTAGTCCGCTGCGACCATCCAGGAAATTTATAGAACACGTAGCGCAATTGCACGGCTCTAATCTTTTTCGAGTTCCCGGCACAAGGGATCTTCCTGGCCGCATAGCGAGCCAGGACGAACTCGGCGCTTCGCTGCGCCTGCCGCTCGTCTTTCCGTAACTTTCGGACCGCAGCGTCACCTTGCTCTTTGGCCTCGAGCCTCTCGATGACTTCGTCCTTGTAAAAACGTTCGAGGATTCCGTTGCTGATGATCCGACTCTCGCGCGAAGGAAAGAATCGTTGCTGTTGGACGAGCGACGTGGCCGGGCTTGTGATGTCGAAGTACTTTGACGCTCGTTCGTTACCGCATCGAACTCTCGCAAGGACCGCGCGGTCTTCGCTGACTGGGTCGGGCGCGAATAGGTTCCAGTTTTGCGTGAAGTATGGGTCTAATGCGTCGGCGATCGGGCTAAGGGCAAATGTAATTGGAGTCGTCGGTCCTGCCGACACCAGAGCGCACGCCGTGAAGGCAGTGACGACTGAAAGGCACGCGGCTGTTAGCAAAGATCGCTGAAAAGGCATGAATTTCTCCGAGAGCCCCGCACCGCCGAGGCGGCGATGCGGGGCCGAGTGTGTGATTTCGTTCTGACCGCGAATCAGTGATCGAAGAAGGCGGCTTCGACATCCTTCGACGCCGTCGATGTAGACGAGTAGCCGAGTACGCCTGCCTGCTGCAGAACTCGACCGGCCGCTTGCGGAGCTTTTGCTGCCGTAAAGCCTCGAGCGACTGCTTTGACGACCCCAAAAAAGCGCGTGTCGTGAGTGTCGCTCGATGCGCTGTGATTACCTGAGCCGGGAATGCTCGCGGCCTCATCGTGGGCGACGTTGACCGTAGTCGCGGCCGACGCCGATGCGCTCGTGAGGGCAATACCAGCGATGGGCATGACCGTCAGAGCGGTTGCGGCGAGCATTACGTCGAGGCGTGGTTTTTCAATCGATTCACCTTCCTTATGGGGCTGTGATTTACAGCTGGCCCCAAATTAGCGGGGTGAAAGAAACGTTCTGCATCTTTAACTGGAAGTTAAAAGATTGAATGTTACTCAAGCATTTCAGGATTCGGTATTCGGGCTCTCCGGCGGCGCGGTCGTGACTTCCGCATCGCCCTCTTCGACAGGATCTCTCGGCCCATTCGTGGGGATCGTGCTGAAAAGGAAGGTTCGGTGACGTACGGCGCAGTAAGGGCAGAGGCTAGATCTTGCGGAGGAGCACGCTCGACACCTTGTGGTCGGCGCCCTTTCGCAGCACGAGCGTCGCCCGCGATCGTGTCGGCATGACGTTCTCGCGGAGGTTCGGTTCGTTGACCGTGCGCCACACGTCGTGGGCGAACCCGAGCGCGGTCTCCTCGGGGATCTCGCTGAAGCGGTGGAAGAACGACGCCCGGTCGCTGAAGGCGCCTTCGCGCAGCTTGCGGAAGCGCTCGACGAACCAGTTCTCGATGTCGTGCGTGCGGGCGTCGACGTAGATCGTGAAGTCGAAGAGGTCGCTCAGGGCGAGCCGGCCGCCGGTCGCGGGCTGCAACACGTTGAGGCCCTCGACGATCAGGATGTCGGGCTGGCGCACGACGACCTCGGCGTCTTTCACGATGTCGTACTCGATGTGCGAATAGAAGGGGGCGCGCACCTCGCCGGCGCCGCTCTTCACGTTCGTGACGAACTTCAAGAGCGATCGCCGGTCGTACGACTCGGGGAAGCCCTTGCGGTCCATGATGCCGCGGCGTTCGAGCTCGGCGTTGGGGTAGAGGAAGCCGTCGGTGGTGATCAGTTCGACCCGCGGGGTGTCGCTCCATCTCGACAGGAGCTCGCGGAGGAGACGCGAGACGGTCGACTTGCCGACCGCCACTGATCCTGCGACCCCGATGACGAAGGGGGTGCGACGCGCGCGCTCGCCCAGGAAATCGCTCGTGCGGCGATGCAAATCGCTCGCGCCCGACGCGTAGAGGTTGACCAAACGGCTGAGCGGCACGTAGACGTCGCTGACCTCCTGCAGGTCGAGCCGGTCGCCGAGGCCGCGCAGCTGCACCAGCTCGTTCTCGGTCAGCGGGTTCTTCGCGACGGGGGCGAGCGCAGCCCACGCGGCGCGGTCGATCTCGACGAACGGGGTGGGGTGGGCGGGCTTCGCTTGGGCGGCGATGTCGGAGGCCATGGGGAAGAGCGTATCCACCGCCAGGCGGACGAGGCGCCAAGCCTCGGTCGAATAGGCTGGCCCGCATGTGTGGCATCGTGGGTTACGTCGGTTCTGACAAGAGTGTCGAGGTCCTCCTCGGCGGTCTCAAGCGGCTGGAGTATCGCGGCTACGACTCCGCGGGCATCGCCGTCATCGCTCCCGATGGCCACCTCGGCATGCGCAAGAAGGCCGGCAAGCTCCAGATGCTCGTCGACGATCTCGAGGCCTCGCCGCTGCCGAACGGCGCCACCGGCATCGGTCACACCCGCTGGGCGACGCACGGCGGCCCGACCGACGAGAACGCCCACCCGCACCTCTCCGACGGCGGCAGGCTGGCGCTCATCCACAACGGCATCATCGAGAACTTCTCCGAGCTCAAAGAAGAGCTGCTGCTCGAAGGCACGATCTTCACCTCCGAGACCGACTCCGAGGTCGCGGCGCACCTCGTCGCCCGCGCCTACCGCGAGACCGGCGACCTGACCGAGGCGCTGCGCACCGTCGTGAACCGCCTGGAGGGCGCCTTCACCCTGCTCGTCGTGCATGCCGACCAGCCCGGCGTCGTCGTCGGCGCCCGCCGCAACTCGCCGCTCGTGATCGGCCTGGGCGACGGCGAGAACTTCCTCGGCAGCGACGTCGCCGCCTTCATCGAGTTCACGCACCGCGCCATGGCGATCGGGCAGGATCAGCTCGTGACCATCACCCCAGACCGGGTGTCGGTCATCGACTTCGACGGTCGCCCCGTCGAGGCCAGCGAGTTCGAGGTCACCTGGGACGCCGCCGCCGCCGAGAAGGGCGGCTGGTCGAGCTTCATGGCGAAAGAGATCAGCGAGGAGCCGGAGGCGGTCGCCAACACGCTGCTCGGTCGCGCCGTCGACGGGGCCGTGCACCTCGACGATCTCGAGCCGATCCGCGAGCGCCTGCTGACGGTCAACCGCATCATCATCATCGCCTGCGGCACGGCCGCCTACGCGGGCATTCTCGGCAAGTACGCGATCGAGCAGTGGTCGCGACTGCCCGTCGAGGTCGAGCTCGCTCACGAGTTCCGCTATCGCGACCCGGTGCTCGACGAGCACACCCTGGTGGTCTCGATCAGCCAGTCGGGCGAGACGATGGACACTCTGATGGCCGTCAAGTTCGCCCGTGAGCAGGGCGCGCAGGTGCTGTCGATCTGCAACACGCAGGGCGCCACGATCCCGCGCGAGAGCGACGCCGTCATCTACACCCACGCCGGGCCCGAGGTCGCCGTCGCGTCGACGAAGGCGTTCGTCGCGCAGGGCACCGCGCTCTTCTTGCTGGGCCTGCATCTCGCGACGATCCGCGGCACGATGTCGACCGAGGCGATCGCCGAGCAGGTCGACGACCTCAAGGCCATTCCCGACAAGATCCGCCGGGTGCTCGAGACGGGCGACCGGATCAAGACGCTGGCCGGCTGGATGGCCGACACCCGCTCCGTGCTCTTCCTGGGCCGTCACGTCGGCTATCCGATCGCGCTCGAGGGTGCGCTCAAGCTCAAAGAGCTCGCGTACATCCACGCCGAGGGCTTCGCCGCGGGCGAGCTGAAGCACGGCCCGATCGCGCTGATCGAGCCGGGCCAGATCGTCTTCGTGATCGTCCCCTCGCCTCGCGACCCGCGCTCGCTGCACCCGAAGGTCGTCTCGAACATCCAGGAGATCCGCGCTCGCGGCGCCCGGGTCATCGCGATCGCCGAAGAGGGCGACGCCGCGGTGCTGCCGTTCGCCGACGAGGTGCTGCACATCCCGCTGGCCTCGCCGCTGTTCGAGCCGCTGCTCAGCGTCGTGCCGCTGCACATCTTCGGCATGGAGCTCGCCAGCGCCAAGGGCCTCGACGTCGACCAGCCGCGCAACCTGGCGAAGTCCGTCACGGTCGAATAAGAGAGCGGCACCGGGTTACGTGAGCATCGTGGGCATCGGAGTCGACGTCGTCGACGTCGAGCGTTTCGGTCGATCCCTCGTCCGCACGCCGGCCCTGCGTGAGCGGCTCTTCACCCCGGCCGAGCTTCTGCGAGACGGCGAGCCACGCCGGGTCGAGTCACTGGCCGCTAGGTTCGCCGCGAAGGAGGCGCTGATCAAGGCGCTCGGCGGATCGCAGGGGGTGTTCTGGCACGACATGGTCGTCGGCGCCGACGACCAGCGCGCACCGTCGTTGGCGCTGTCGGGTGGGGCGGCGTCGCTGGCCGCGTCGCGAGGCGTGACGAAAGTTCACCTTTCGCTGAGCCACGACGCCGGGGTGGCGACGGCCTTCGTCATCGCCGAAGCCGTGCCGCCTGCCTCGTCGGAGGTCGGTTCGTGACCTCCGAAGCCCTCGTCACCGTCGACACGGCGGCCCTTCGTCACAACATCGGCGTGCTGCGCTCGGCCGTCGGGTCGGCCGCGGTCATGGCCGTCGTCAAGGCGAACGCGTACGGCCACGGAGTCGAGGGGGCTGCTCGAGCCTTCGAAGACGCCGGTGTCGACTGGCTGGGCGTCGTCGACCTGACCGAGGCCGCCGCGCTGCGTGCGGCTGGCGTCAGCGTGCCGATCCTGGCCTGGTTGCACGCCCCGGGCG
This window encodes:
- a CDS encoding HTTM domain-containing protein: MVRAQLGSSGSFSIYALTPSPLFFQVAFHLGLVIAVAVTLGIGGRPILALHYVFLWSLYMTNSSFMDGGDALVAAAIPFLLLTRCYTNFTLNGLRVTRSGHARPAGALISALNNTGVLLIAAQLSIVYLMAGLYKVQGRLWQDGTALYYILRVPEFFWPGITPLVFSQGWLLVIGAYGTVLVSIFFPVLVWFRAGRPVAVLSMVGFHIAIGLLMGLTSFALIMIAADTVFVSQHVDGLRLRVRSYARRTSQTFVRLSELIVRGGRVVP
- the coaA gene encoding type I pantothenate kinase, with amino-acid sequence MASDIAAQAKPAHPTPFVEIDRAAWAALAPVAKNPLTENELVQLRGLGDRLDLQEVSDVYVPLSRLVNLYASGASDLHRRTSDFLGERARRTPFVIGVAGSVAVGKSTVSRLLRELLSRWSDTPRVELITTDGFLYPNAELERRGIMDRKGFPESYDRRSLLKFVTNVKSGAGEVRAPFYSHIEYDIVKDAEVVVRQPDILIVEGLNVLQPATGGRLALSDLFDFTIYVDARTHDIENWFVERFRKLREGAFSDRASFFHRFSEIPEETALGFAHDVWRTVNEPNLRENVMPTRSRATLVLRKGADHKVSSVLLRKI
- the rpsI gene encoding 30S ribosomal protein S9, which translates into the protein MASIADSIESTPESFTTESAAPVEAATPRPVLTVGGGAVGRRKQAIARVRLTPGTGVITVNGRALDEYFPNKLHQQLINDPFKVLDLLGSYDVVAKISGGGPSGQAGALRLGISRTLNEIDEENNRAELKKAGFLSRDARVKERKKAGLKKARKAPQFSKR
- a CDS encoding DUF5819 family protein; this translates as MPFQRSLLTAACLSVVTAFTACALVSAGPTTPITFALSPIADALDPYFTQNWNLFAPDPVSEDRAVLARVRCGNERASKYFDITSPATSLVQQQRFFPSRESRIISNGILERFYKDEVIERLEAKEQGDAAVRKLRKDERQAQRSAEFVLARYAARKIPCAGNSKKIRAVQLRYVFYKFPGWSQRTNPAVRGTTSAFNSKWIDL
- the glmM gene encoding phosphoglucosamine mutase produces the protein MTRLFGTDGVRGLANRELTAALALGLAQASAVVLTKGQHADARRREGRRPMAVLARDPRISGEFLAAAVAAGLASSGVDVLDAGVISTPAAAFLVDDSGADFGVMISASHNPAPDNGIKFFAFGGTKLPDEVEDRIEATMDAPRLMPVGGDVGRIRRFADAEDRYVVHLLGAVPGRLDGIHVVLDCANGAASAVSPEVFTDLGAQVTLIGADPDGININDGVGSTHLDNLSRAVLEHGADVGIAHDGDADRCLAVDAQGNVVDGDQIMAILAVALKERGDLHDNTLVATVMSNLGLKRAMRDHGITVIETGVGDRYVLEEMNAHDFSLGGEQSGHIVFKKHATTGDGVLTGLSLVAEMARTGKSLAELASVMTVFPQVLLNVRDVDRSGLVGDAVIAAAVAEAETELGDSGRVLLRPSGTEQLVRVMVEAASQPDADRIAHSLAEVVRSQLGSSAA
- the rplM gene encoding 50S ribosomal protein L13 — protein: MTRTFSPKPADIQPEWLIIDANDIVLGRLASHVAALLRGKHKATFAPHMDMGDFVIVINAEKVALTGSKLQTKLAYRHSGYPGGLTAQTYSEMLEKHPTRAVEKAIRGMLPKNSLGRAQIQKLKVYAGPEHPHAAQKPTVYTLDQVAQ
- the glmS gene encoding glutamine--fructose-6-phosphate transaminase (isomerizing), yielding MCGIVGYVGSDKSVEVLLGGLKRLEYRGYDSAGIAVIAPDGHLGMRKKAGKLQMLVDDLEASPLPNGATGIGHTRWATHGGPTDENAHPHLSDGGRLALIHNGIIENFSELKEELLLEGTIFTSETDSEVAAHLVARAYRETGDLTEALRTVVNRLEGAFTLLVVHADQPGVVVGARRNSPLVIGLGDGENFLGSDVAAFIEFTHRAMAIGQDQLVTITPDRVSVIDFDGRPVEASEFEVTWDAAAAEKGGWSSFMAKEISEEPEAVANTLLGRAVDGAVHLDDLEPIRERLLTVNRIIIIACGTAAYAGILGKYAIEQWSRLPVEVELAHEFRYRDPVLDEHTLVVSISQSGETMDTLMAVKFAREQGAQVLSICNTQGATIPRESDAVIYTHAGPEVAVASTKAFVAQGTALFLLGLHLATIRGTMSTEAIAEQVDDLKAIPDKIRRVLETGDRIKTLAGWMADTRSVLFLGRHVGYPIALEGALKLKELAYIHAEGFAAGELKHGPIALIEPGQIVFVIVPSPRDPRSLHPKVVSNIQEIRARGARVIAIAEEGDAAVLPFADEVLHIPLASPLFEPLLSVVPLHIFGMELASAKGLDVDQPRNLAKSVTVE
- a CDS encoding serine hydrolase; its protein translation is MRDATKPYKPGGLIEWGSITKGATAAAVEAAIDGGLIRDDTPVSEILPELDMAIYTVRDLIEHTSGLPRSHEGMSGGIFVDPYQPIVGVTLHPQAFRPTGAPKFSYSNLGYALLGAVLDRTSGDWWQWCDAHVLSPAGIVSATLAPSLSACTTPKTWRGRAEKPWPIGQTLYAPAGGIWSTFDDLIRFAEWSLGDRRRRTGWRTQGDAIWVNGQTRSSGACILAFSDEKSASLVHALAKGPYAADKIALRLLRKASPLSRAR
- a CDS encoding holo-ACP synthase; translation: MSIVGIGVDVVDVERFGRSLVRTPALRERLFTPAELLRDGEPRRVESLAARFAAKEALIKALGGSQGVFWHDMVVGADDQRAPSLALSGGAASLAASRGVTKVHLSLSHDAGVATAFVIAEAVPPASSEVGS